The Pseudophryne corroboree isolate aPseCor3 chromosome 10, aPseCor3.hap2, whole genome shotgun sequence DNA segment gtaactccccgtcagcattcctgccctcaccctccatgtagcttccccctcagtgtgcactcaccctacttctaactccctctcagcatcccagccctcaccctccctctaactcccaacacagtgtgccctcaccctccctctaactcccccctcagtgtcccagcacttaccctccctataactctgctgtcagcatccatgccctcactgTCCATGGAACTCCACCCTCAGTGTCCCTCACACTCATTTTTAACTCGCTGACAGCATCCCTGCCCCCTATTCTCACCctcactgtaactcccccctcagtgtgcactcaccaTCCCTCTAACTCCTCCCTCAGCATCCcagcactcaccctccctgtaattcccccctcagtgtgccctcatcttccctctaactcccccctcagtgcccctgccttcacccttCCTTTAATACCTCTCTGCGTACATGCcatcatcctccctgtaactccctgtcagcatccctgccctcaccctcactgtaactccccccttagtgtgcactcaccctccctctatctccccactcagcatcccagccctcaccctccctgtaactcccccctcagtgtgcccacaccctccctataactccccctcagcatcccagcacttaccctccctctaactccactgtcagcatccatgccctcactgTCCCTGTAACTTCCCTCTCAGTGtgcactcaccctccctctaactcccccctccaTGCCCCTGCCCTCTCCCTCACTGTAACTCCCCCCTTAGTGTGCACTCAtcctccctctatctcccccctcagcatcccagccctcgccCTCCCAgtacctccctctcagcatccatgccctcaccctccctgtaactccctctcagcatccctgccctcaccctccctgtaactccctctcagcatccctgtcctcaccctccctgtaactccctctcagcttccctgccctcaccctccctgtaactccctctcagcatccctgccctcgtcctccctgtaactccctctcagcatccctgccctcgccctccctgtaactccctctcagcatccctgccctcacagtccctgtaactccctctcagcatccctgccctcaccctccctgtaactccctctcagcatccctgccctcaccctccctgtaactccctctcagcatccctgccctcgccctccctgtaactccctctcagcacccctgccctcgccctccctgtaactccctctcagcatccctgtcctcaccctccctgtaactccctctcagcttccctgccctcaccctccctgtaactccctctcatcatccatgccctcaccctccctgtatctccctctcagcatccctgccctcaccctccctgtaactccctctcagcatccctgccctcaccctccctgtaactccctctcagcatccctgccctctccctccctgtaactccctctcagcatccctgccctcaccccccctgtaactccctctcagcatccctgccctcaccctccctgtaactccctctcagcatccctgccctcgccctccctgtaactccctctcagcacccctgccctcgccctccctgtaactccctctcagcatccctgccctcaccctccctgtaactccctgtcagcatacctgccctcgccctccctgtaactccctctcatcatccatgccctcaccctccctgtatctccctctcagcatccctgccctcaccctccctgtaactccctctcagcatccatgccctcaccctccctgtaactccctctcagcatccctgccctcgccctccctgtaactccccctcagcatccctgccctcgccctccctgtaactccccctcagcatctctgccctcaccctccctgtaactccctctcagcatccatgccctcaccctccctgtaactccctctcagcatccctgccctcaccctccctgtaactccctctcagcatacctgccctcgccctccctgtaactccctctcatcatccctgccctcaccctccctgtatctccctctcagcatccctgccctcaccctccctataactccctctcagcatccatgccctcgccctccctgtaactccctctcagcatccctgccctcaccctccctgtaactccctctcagcatccctgccctcgccctccctgtaactccctctcagcatccctgccctcaccctccatgtaactccctctcagcatccctgccctcaccctccatgtaactccctctcagcatccctgccctcaccctccatgtaactccctctcagcatccctgccctcaccctccatgtaactccctctcagcatccctgccctcaccctccatgtaactccctctcagcatccctgccctcaccctccctgtatctccctctcagcatccctgccctcaccctccatgtaactccctctcaggatccctgccctcaccctccctgtaactccctctcagcatccctgccctcaccctccctgtaactccctctcagcatctctgccctcaccctccctgtaacgcccacggccactactatcagtcacctcgTTGCCTGCACTGctctggtcactgctagtgcttgatctACTCTCCCTACTACATGGGACacgtggtgggaaactagagtgacatgggagagctgaagtgacatcatacaatcagacattTTGGTTTcttattacagatgtagccacgctcatcattgcTGCGATGCATATACATGGGCATACAAATCGCAGCAAGCTGCAGCATATGCCATACTGCAACTAGTCACAGCTGGTGATtacaccattgaagtctatggtgtGCATGCCATAGATGCGGGCACACTAGCCACGCTATCCATGTCATGATGAGAagcgtggttacatctgtacatgaggcagccaaaacaatagtatgcttttctgggtgtgggaatttagtgtggatctggtcttctcaatgtatttcatgtgtatctggccttcatcgattcagcaatttaggagcgccaaaatgagattatatcttgccccccaacctaaaaacgttctgacgcccctgatcaGGGGGATAATAAAATGATATGTGGGTCATTGTAGCAACTATAAGTCTGCTGAGTTAATGACAACAGTGATCCCTGGTGGGTGACAGAACCACTCACAGATCACACATTAATCTCACACTCTTTAATCACAcagtaacctgcaaaacatgacaATTACTTTATCTGTTGATCAGGTTTAAACATCAGATCAATATAAACATACTGTAATATATGAGATTATTTATTATTAAGGTTTATCATTTGCAAATTGACAGGAAGATCTGGTGTATTTATGTCTATTTTCATATCAGACTTACAGTAGGGGCTGATCTGAGTCACACGCTGCGGCCGCTTCTGTTGGTGtagttgtgtctgtgactatatgataatgcgggtaatagcccttcccctggtgtacaagctgcgtctgactgtgccaggactgagacgctgacctccagcatctgtagacactgtaacACCGCTCAGTACATCTTTACATGTCACCATCATTCACACCATAGACACTTACCCcatccccatgctaggtgcagagttTCTATCTGAGTGTGACCTCCAATGTGAGTTTCTATGCATCTCTATACACAGCTACTTCaccgacatacagatgtgtcctcatacacctttcctatatcctgccatgtatatTATGGTTTAGCATGCCATAgagtcagagatttagccatgctttatTATGATACTTTAAACATATTCTATTatgggaaacattttttttttaaatccatccactcgctgcaTGTAGAAAAAAGTTTAGCCATGGTATGTACAGAaaaggtgtaagtggacacatctctaCCTGTAACACTTCCATGACactcacataataataataataataataataataataataataataattttatttatatagcgctctttctccaataggacccaaggcgcttccaTACCACCCAACATTCTCCATGGTGACATAGGGACTCCTGCACCCAAAAAGGGGACATGGACATGGCAAAAATGGGGCACGGCTTTACAGGAATGATGTGATTGTGATCCATGTCCCCTGATTTCAAAcctacacactgcacaccctgcacccatataattatacttatcattctcctgtcccagcactggctgctgagctgcaaaaatcacaGGGAAAGTGTCCTCTGTGGCCATTATCCTTGTGATTTGCGCAGTAGAGATTTTCCCTGTGAACAAGGTGCAGGTGCCAAGttctcagagacctgcgcatgcagagCAAACTGTGTCacgaagccagagtctactgcaccaccggagaggagggggcccatacagAACCTGTATAAGGGCCCCCTTTTCTCTGAACCGACATCTGAGAACACCTaatacattttcaatacacttctaCGTGCATGTGTCAAAGCTACTTCAACTGTGTACAAACACAATGAGGATGTATGCACAGTGCGATTTAGACACATGCAAAGTATAAAGAAAATGTTTGACTGCACCCGAcacagcatgtgactcagaatcaggcccttattacTCTCTATGAGCTGTAATAAACATAAATGCCTCATAGTCAATAAGGTCACTCTCTGCTGTTTTTTTATGGACTGCACAGTGATCAATAACAAACCCTTCATCAGTGAGAACTTTTCTTGCAAATTTCTCATCATATCTGAACAGATGTACCTTGTCCTGCCCAATCATCGCATAAGTTGTATTTAAAGTCCCTATCAATATCAGGTATCCTTCAGGTTTTAGTAGCTTCACAAATTTTCTGAAATTATTTATATAATCATCTTGGTCTTTGCTGATGAAATCCAACATCcctgcactgatgacacagtctgctggtgggagcacCTCCGGGTCTGTGAGATTTTCATTGTCAATGTCACATTTCATGATCTTTGTTATTGCCGTCTTCAATGTCATGTGTTTGTCCTGACActggtcactgaaatatacaaacacaataaggTTCACTATGATCTAGGACTAGCCATGCCACCACATGAGAAATAGGATATAGTTTTATAAGGAAATTGAATGGATGGGAAGGTATAATTTAGGAAGGCATTGTTTGTTTtctagaagggttcctcgaaagtgGTTGAGATTGGGCATTATTCTACACTTTCAATCAGACACCACTTTAATCTTTCAGGAGCATTTTATATGGCAGTGGTAGGAAACAGGAGGCCATTGAATACCTCTATCCGGAACACTCAGCTCCTACCTGCTTTATTCTCTGCTTAAAACACAGCTACAATCaattataaagcagagaataagactAAAGATGATCAGAGCATCAAATTTCTTTATTGCTTATCATCATGCAATATAAATAGTGTATGTGGATCTTAGAGCATTTGTGACACTTTTGGGTTAGTGGAAGCAAAGAACCAAGGAGTCTGCAGTCTTGAGAAAGTCCCAGTGCATTGATGGATGAAACGCGATGACACTATCACTCACTGGCTTACCTCTACTGCATCACCAGCACTGGGAGATACTCTGCTGTAAGTGACTGAAACTACCCCGGCACTGTGGTCTGCACTGGCAGCGACAAACATCCGGCAGCTAACCAAACAGAGCTAAATGCTTACCAGCACTGTTACCtgcccggggcggtgatagcctcaccaccgggagaagaGGAATGGGGGCTTGATCGCAGTGGAAGGATCACTACACGTGTGCAGGGGTAACTATTACAGCGGCCACGCTACGGTAATCAGTATTCTGTGTCTGAACTTAGCCGGGATGCCGGCAGCCAGCATTGACTAAGCGGAACATTGTTACCAGTAAAAGCCTGTGGGTGCAGTGAGGTCATTCATTTACTTGGAAATTCTAGTGCTGGAAAAATGCTTCTTAGTTGCTAAAGATATTAAAGCAACAGTTTCCCAGTATATCACTACCTTAGAATAACAACACTAGGGAGCATTAAGGACCATTAATTAGGTGAGGACCACTGATGAACTCTCTATGTCCTGCAAGTCACCAGGGACACTTAATGAACAAGTCTCATGCATTTATATTTGTGAGATTAATACTCAGCCTGCTGTAATAATCTCCAGCATAATTCTGTCCACTGATTCCATGTACTGCAACTACAGGTATGTCCTGAAACATCTTACCTCAATATGCCATGTAGTGGGAGATCCCTGGTGTGAGTGATCTGATGGGTACCATGCAACTCTTTTCATCGGGCATCTATTTTgctgaaatgcatcttatttgcatcacgatGTGAATAGAGTGCATATGCAGAcactgctgattagaatgatatgtgTGTGTCTGCGGATTTATCAGCATACAAAATGCATGTTACAGTTTttactaggaaaacactgtaatgtagcatttcatgtgcagatacagctgcagtcgcacacagaatataggcatgatgcatatcattttactcagcataaGCTGTTTGTGCGGCATATTCACATTGttttaaataagatgcattttaatggaaaagttACACGTAAAGACACTCAGCGCTACGAGTCACGCCACGGCATAGCCTGACAAGAAGGGCTgattaacatgcagggaggctagatgtgagtgGACACTTCTTTATCTCCTGCACTTCTGTAAGCAAGTAATGTAACTTGTGTACACTTCCCAGTTAAACCAACTCCTAGTACAGGAAAGACCATATTTCCATCCAAGGACTGTGACATAGAAGATGGTATATTGTACTGCATATTTTACTCTCTAATCAAGAAAAAGAGAAAAGTAaaaaagtatcagcaataagacttgaatACTACAGAGAAGCCTTGTCGAGGCCTAGTGGATTAACCATATATTTATAATCTCTGAATTTGCTATTATCCTGTAGTGTTCAAGTTATTTCTGataccccttggtgtgctgggagaaactttttctttttcttgtttagaataacccctcccttcatGCACATGAAAATTATTACTAAATTGCTtgagcagcttccattttataTTCCTAGTTTACTCTCTACTGTgcatccataggtgtgcgcagggggggttcctggtgcgcacaggcaccccctaatgtctggcaccccgatctcacatgcctgatgcagcgatcgctgagcaggctgattactgtcccctctgcgctgcaccctgtcaggattgcattactgactGGTCACCTGGGTTAATGAAGGGTGccgctgccaccggctttcaaactccatgtacaaaaacatgctcgcacgcccacctgccacatgcccacctctctccttctatgttatgccagcaccagccactgatgaggagcagcatgcagacagcgttcctcttaggaagacaaattcaatactggcaggcggtcagcagcagcattgacacgtcactcgtttttccagcagcagcagtactagtctatgactgtcagtgtcagtgagtgactgactagtaagtaagctgctgcagcttgcaggggaaagagagagggagccagaccaggctgaggaggagcagtgtaattgcagtgagtgccatcaggggtgtttgtttggtgcacaccataacatctgacaatgtatctgctttattaggattggtacaagggtggatattttatattgcattgaccgtcaatagatggtgctagacatgcccataaggcggtgctagacacacccctccaatggtgcaccccctaataaaatgtgctgcgcacgcctatgtgtgcaTCATGTACACTAAATGGTTGTGCAAAAACTATTGGTTTCAAAGGAGCTTTCAAAAGTTTAGAGCTATCAAGTCACCAAGTAGGGGGAGTCTTATCATGGAGAAAGAAGGAGAATCTGACAAGAATACTGATGCTATATTAGTCCTTACCAGAAAGTGAGTTATTACATTTATTTACATGAAATTGTTTTGAGAATATGCCTTAAAGGATAGGGTGTGAAATGTTTGGCTGAGTtattttattacaggttgagtatcccatatcaaaatattccgaaatattccgaaatacggaatttttgagtgagactgagatcatgaaaattaagaatttacttaccggtaattctgtttctcgtagtccgtagtggatgctgggaactccgtaaggaccatggggaatagcgggctccgaaggaggctgggcactctagaaagatcttagactacctggtgtgcactggctcctcccactatgaccctcctccaagcctcagttaggtactgtgcccggacgagcgtacacaataaggaaggattttgaatcccgggtaagactcataccagccacaccaatcacaccgaacaacttgtgatatgaaacacagttaacagtatgaaacgatagagcctctcaacagatggctcaacaataacccgatttagttaacaataactatgtacaagtattgcagatagaccgctcttgggatgggcgcccagcatccactacggactacgagaaacagaattaccggtaagtaaattcttaatttctctaacgtcctagtggatgctgggaactccgtaaggaccatggggattatacaaagctcccaaacgggcgggagagtgcggatgactctgcagcaccgaatgagagaactccaggtcctcctcagccagggtatcaaatttatagaattttgcaaacgtgtttgcccctgaccaagtagctgctcggcaaagttgtaaagccgagacccctcgggcagccgcccaagatgagcccaccttccttgtggaatgagcattgacagatttaggctgtggcaggcctgccacagtatgtgcaagctgaattgtactacaaatccaacgagcaatagtctgcttagaagcaggagcacccagcttgttgggtgcatataggataaacagcgagtcagattttctgactccagccgtcctggaaacatatattttcagggccctgacaacgtctagcaacttggagtcctccaaatccttagtagccgcaggcaccacaataggctggttcaggtgaaacgctgacaccaccttagggagaaactggggacgagtcctcaattctgccctatccatatgaaaaatcagataagggcttttacatgataaagccgccaactctgacactcgcctggcagatgccagggccaataactagagatgagcgcctgaaatttttcgggttttgtgttttggttttgggttcggttccgcggccgtgctttgggttcgaacgcgttttggcaaaacctcaccgaattttttttgtcggattcgggtgtgttttggattcgggtgtttttttcaaaaaacactaaaaaacagcttaaatcatagaatttgggggtcattttgatcccaaagtattattaacctcaaaaaccataatttacactcattttcagtctattctgaatacctcacacctcacaatattatttttagtcctaaaatttgcaccgaggtcgctgtgtgagtaagataagcgaccctagtggccgacacaaacaccgggcccatctaggagtggcactgcagtgtcacgcaggatgtcccttccaaaaaaccctccccaaacagcacatgacgcaaagaaaaaaagaggcgcaatgaggtagctgtgtgagtaagattagcgaccctagtggccgacacaaacaccgggcccatctaggagtggcactgcagtgtcacgcaggatggcccttccaaaaaaccctccccaaacagcacatgacgcaaagaaaaaaagaggcgcaatgaggtagctgtgtgagtaagattagcgaccctagtggccgacacaaacaccgggcccatctaggagtggcactgcagtgtcacgcaggatgtcccttccaaaaaaccctccccaaacagcacatgacgcaaagaaaaaaagaggcgcaatgaggtagctgtgtgagtaagattagcgaccctagtggccgacacaaacaccgggcccatctaggagtggcactgcagtgtcacgcaggatgtcccttccaaaaaaccctccccaaacagcacatggcgcaaagaaaaaaagaggcgcaatgaggtagctgactgtgtgagtaagattagcgaccctagtggccgacacaaacaccgggcccatttaggagtggcactgcagtgtcacgcaggatgtcccttccaaaaaaccctccccaatcagcacatgatgcaaagaaaaagaaaagaaaaaagaggtgcaagatggaattgtccttgggccctcccacccacccttatgttgtataaacaaaacaggacatgcacactttaaccaacccatcatttcagtgacagggtctgccacacaactgtgactgatatgacgggttggtttggaccccccccaaaaaagaagcaattaatctctccttgcacaaactggctctacagaggcaagatgtccacctcatcatcaccctccgatatatcaccgtgtacatccccctcctcacagattatcaattcgtccccactggaatccaccatctcagctccctgtgtactttgtggaggcaattgctgctggtcaatgtctccgcggaggaattgattataattcattttaatgaacatcatcttctccacattttctggatgtaacctcgtacgccgattgctgacaaggtgagcggcggcactaaacactctttcggagtacacacttgtgggagggcaacttaggtagaataaagccagtttgtgcaagggcctccaaattgcctctttttcctgccagtataagtacggactgtgtgacgtgcctacttggatgcggtcactcatataatcctccaccattctatcaatgttgagagaatcatatgcagtgacagtagacgacatgtccgtaatcgttgtcaggtccttcagtccggaccagatgtcagcatcagcagtcgctccagactgccctgcatcaccgccagcgggtgggctcggaattctgagccttttcctcgcacccccagttgcgggagaatgtgaaggaggagatgttgacaggtcgcgttccgcttgacttgacaattttgtcaccagcaggtctttcaaccccagcagacttgtgtctgccggaaagagagatccaaggtaggctttaaatctaggatcgagcacggtggccaaaatgtagtgctctgatttcaacagattgaccacccgtgaatccttgttaagcgaattaagggctccatccacaagtcccacatgcctagcggaatcgctccgtgttagctcctccttcaatgtctccagcttcttctgcaaaagcctgatgaggggaatgacctgactcaggctggcagtgcctgaactgacttcacgtgtggcaagttcaaagggcatcagaaccttgcacaacgttgaaatcattctccactgcgcttgagacaggtgcattccacctactatatcgtgttcaattgtataggcttgaatggccttttgc contains these protein-coding regions:
- the LOC134965671 gene encoding nicotinamide N-methyltransferase-like, which produces MDSSAHKFYPVHGIDSREHLETYLSNKPDMVFRDDSIKFPMECFHRAFSEGHIKGDLLIDISFGSFIHHLYTASGYFDQILVLKCSEQCIMELNKWINTHTGAFDWSHIMSYIKCLEGNSDQCQDKHMTLKTAITKIMKCDIDNENLTDPEVLPPADCVISAGMLDFISKDQDDYINNFRKFVKLLKPEGYLILIGTLNTTYAMIGQDKVHLFRYDEKFARKVLTDEGFVIDHCAVHKKTAESDLIDYEAFMFITAHRE